The sequence below is a genomic window from Natronorubrum halophilum.
TCGAAGGCCGCGAGCGCGTCGGCGTCTGACTCGTAGCCCGCCGAGAGGTCGAAGTCGTCCATCGCGCGGGTCATGTAGAGGTAGCTGTTGGCGTCGAAGCGGTCGACGAACTTGTCGGCCTGGTAGTCCAGGTACGACTCGACCTCGCGGTAGGGGAAGAAGGCGGCCGCGGGGTCCGGCGGTTCCTCGCGAACGGCCTCCCGCCCCGCCGATCGGCGGCCGAACTTCCGGGACATCGAGGCCTTCGAGAGGTACATGATGTGACCGATCTGGCGCGCTCGAGCCAGCCCGTCTACGGGCTCCGAGCCGCCGTCGGACGAGTCCGACGAGCCTCCGGTCTCGTCGTTCGCGGAGACGCCGTAGTAGTGACCGCCGTTCCAGTTCGGATCGGCGGTGATCGCTCGCCTGGCGACCGTATCGAGCGCGAGACACTGGGGATCGAGTCTGGCGGCGGTGGCGACGGCACCCGCGCGGTCGACGTCGTCCGGGAAGCGCCGCAGCCAATCAAGGACGTTCATCCCGCCGACGCTGCCGCCGACGACGGCGTGGAGGCGACCGACGCCGAGTTCGTCGAGGAGCGCTCGCTGGGTGCGCGTCCAGTCGCCGACGGTAACGGGCGGGAAGTCGGTACCGTAGGGCTCGCCAGTTTCGGGGTTCTCGCTCGACGGTCCCGTCGTGCCGTAACACGATCCCGGCGCGTTCGCACAGACGACGTAGTACTCGCTGGTGTCGATCGCCTTTCCGGGGCCGACGACATCGCCCCACCAGGAGCGGGCCTGTCCGGCGGTCTCGCCGCCGGCGTCGGGTCGACGGGCGACGTGAGCGCTGCCGGTCAGGGCGTGACAGACCAGCACCGCATTGTCGCCGGTGAACTCGCCGTAGGTCTCGTAGGCGACCTCGAGGGACGGAATCGTCTCGCCCGAGAGGAACTGAAACTCGCCGAGGTCCATCGTGTTTTTCGTCGTCATGGATCAGTCGGTGCTCGTCCGCCCCGCGACGCCGTCGCGATCGCCTGCTCGAGGTCGGCCAGAACGTCCGCGGGATCCTCGATCCCGACGGACATCCGAACGAGGTCGTCCGTCACGCCCGCTTCCTCGCGTTCGTCGGACGAGAGTTGACCGTGGGTCGTACTCGCCGGATGGATAACGAGCGTCTTCGCGTCGCCGATGTTGGCGAGGAACTGCGCGACCTCGACGCTCTCGCAGAACGTTTTGCCCGCCTCGAACCCGTCTTCGAGCCCGAACGCGACCATCCCGCCGAAGTCCTCGAGATACCGCGTGGCGTTGTCGTGGGTCGGGTGGTCCGCGAGTCCCGGGTGGGTGACCCAGGCGACGTCCTCGTGATCCGCGAGATACTCCGCGACGATGGCGGCGTTCTCGCAGTGTTTTTCGACGCGCAGGGGCAGCGACTCGAGGCCCTGGAGAGTCTGCCAGGCGTCGAAGGGGGACTGCTGGTTGCCGAGACTGCGCAGCGAGCGGAATCGGGCCGCCGCGGCGAACGGAGCGTCCGAAAAGTCCCGGGAGAAGTCGACGTCGTGGTAGGCGTGGTTCTCCCCCGCGATCTCGTCGTAGCCGTGCTCGCCCCACGGGAAGGAACCGCCGTCGACGAGGATGCCGCCGACCGTCGTCCCGGAGCCGTGGAGCCACTTGGTGGTCGACTCCCAGACGACGTCGGCCCCATGCTCGAGCGGCCGACAGAGCGCCGGCGTCGCGAAGGTGTTGTCCACGACCAGCGGAACGCCGTTGTCGTGGGCGATTTCGGCGACGCGCTCGAAGTCGGGCGTGACCAGTGACGGGTTGCCGATCGTCTCGACGTGAACGAACGCGGTGTCCTCGTCGATCGCGTCTTCGTAGGCGTCGTACTCTAACGTGGGGACGTATTTCGTCTCGATGTCGCGCCGACTCGCGGTCTTCGAGAAGTAGGCAGTCGTCCCGCCGTAGGTGTCCGTCGAGCAGACCACGTTGTCGCCCGCCTCGGCGAGGATGAGGACGGCCGAATCGAGGGCGGCCATCCCGCTGCCCGTCGCGACCGCGCCCGCGCCGCCCTCGAGGTCGGCGAGGCGGTCCTCGAGCGTCGTGACGGTCGGGTTGGCGATTCGAGAGTAGATGTAGCCCTCGGCCTCGAGGGCGTAGCGGTCGGCGGCGGTATCGGCGTCGTCGAAGACGTAGGAGGTCGTCTGATAGATCGGCGGGGCCATCGCGCCCGTCTCGGGGTCGGGGGATTGGCCGGCGTGTACGCTTCGCGTCCCGAGACCGCGCTCGGGACACGGTTCATCAGTCCCGTCGCTCGCATCGTCGCTCATGTTTAGTATGCATACTGCTGCACGTTCTTATGCGTCGCAGTAACGGCAAAAACCGCAGCCGATTCGGGGTGATTCACACACGAAGCCCGGAAGGAGTCGGTCGGACGACCGCTCCGAACACGGTGCGGTTCACGACCCGACGCGACACGTCACTCGGTTGCTGGAGCGCTTCTCTTGCAGGCCCAACCACTACCGCAGCGTACAACGGAGGGACGAACGTGCAGACAGTCTTCCACCTCACGAGCGACGATCCGGAACAGCAACAAACCGTGCTCACGATCGCCGAGAACCTCAGTACAGACGACTCCGTTGAGATGGACGACATCGCGATCGTCGCCCAGGCGGGCGGCATCGAACCGCTGACGGCCGGCGGCGACGGCAGCGACACGGTCGAATCACTGCTCGCCGACGGGTTTTCGGTGAAAGCCTGCGGCAACACGCTGGATCTCGAGAACCTCGAGGAATCCGACCTCGTCGACGGCGTCGAGACCGTTCCCTCCGGCGGCGGCGAACTCACGCGCCTTCAGGACGACGGCTACGCCTATATCCGACCGTAGCGATCGACAGCAAACCGTACTGAACCATCGCGCCGTCGCCATCGCACTCCGGTATCGTAACGTCAGAACGAACTATTCACTCGTGTTCGACGCTCTCGAGTAGCGTTCGAACCGCGCCGGATTCGGTCTCGAACCCGCGTACTTGCGGGTAGACCGCGACGCAGATCACGAAATCGTCGCCGTGAGCGACGGGTTCGCTGAGTTCCACGAAAACGTCGACCGTCGCGTCGACGGCGGCCAACCGGGCGCGCGCGGCGTAGCGGGAGAGCGCCGTCTCGGTACCCAGAATCGAGACGGGCCGGTCGTCGACGTACTGCACGTCCTCGAGTTCGTCGTACCGGTTCTGGATCAGTTCGACGAGTTCGTCCGTCGAGTACTCGCCGACGGGGTTGAACGTTCGGCCGAGGAACGACACCTGCGGCGTGGTAAGAACGGAGACGATCGCCGCCTGCACGCGCGTCAACCCGAACATATCGAGCGAAATCGAGCGGTCGTACTCGGCGTACCAGTTCGTCACCTCGATCGAGCGCTCGAGGCCGAACCGACTGATCGAGCGTTCGACGGGGAACTCCTCGACGGTGTGCTCGCCGTAGCCGGTGTCCTCGAGCGCCGCTCGAGAAACGATTGCCGGCCTCGATGCGAGTTCCTCGGAGAGGTCGGTACAGCCGGCGATCATCCCGCCACCGACGGTCGCCCCGGCCGCGAGGAAGCGTCGGCGCGTGACTGTCATCGAGAAAAACAGGCCGGCAGCGAACGAAAACGTGTCGGTTCGGCCGGTATCCGGTGGGTTCAACGGCGACTCCCGCCGTCGCTCGAGGCGAGACGAACGGCTTGATAGTCCCGTAGTGTCAAGTAACGACCGTGCACTCGAGTGACCGCGACCGCATCGTCCTCGCCACCGTCGTCTTCGCCGTCTTGTTCTCACAGTTGTTGCTCTATCCGGGCGTCGGGACGCTCGTCGAGACGCTGGGAGCCGACGAGACGGCGTCGTCGTTGGCGGCGACCGAACTCGACGCGAGCATGTGGTTTCTCGTCGCCGAATTTGGAGGCTACGTCGCCTTCGTCGGCGTCTGGGGCGCTGCGAGCGACGTAACGGGTCGACGAACGCCGTTCATCGTCGCCGGAGCGCTGGCCGGAGCCGTCGGCTACGCCGCCCTCGCCGCCGTCCCCGCGGTGGGATCGATCCCCTTCGAGGGGGTCCTCCTCCTGCGAGTCTTCCAGGGCGCGATGACCATCGGCGCGTTCTCGCTGACCATGACCATGCTCATGGATCTCGAGGGCGGTCACGGTCGAAACATGGGCGCGGCCGGGATCGCCATCGGACTCGGGGCCGCCCTCGGCGCGCCGATCGGCGGTCAACTCACCGAACTCGACCCGATCGCGCCGCTGGTCGGCGCGACCCTCCTGCTCGTCTGTATCGGCGCGCTCGTCACCCGCGTCGAGGACCGGTCGCCGAGCGGGAGGCGGACCGCTCGAGCGCTCCTCGAGGGCGTCCGAAGGCGGCCGACGCTGTCGATCCCCTACGCCTTCGGCTTCGTCGACCGACTGACGGCGGGCTTTTTCGCACTTGTCGGCACGCTCTACTTTCAGGAGACGTTCGGCCTCGAACCCGCCGCCACCGGGCTCTTGCTGGCGTGCTTTTTCGCCCCGTTCGCCCTGTTGCAGTATCCCATGGGCGCGCTCTCGGACCGAATCGGCCGGACGATTCCGATCGTCGTCGGCTCGCTGTGTTACGGGCTTGGCATCCTCGCGGTCGGTGCCGCGCCGTCGGTCGCTCTCGCAGCGGTCGCGATGGTCGCCGTCGGCGTGCTCGGAGCGCTGGTCTCGCCCGCGACGATGGCGTTGGTCACCGATCTCGCCGCCGAGAGCGAGCGCGGAATCGCGATGGCCGGGTTCAATATCGCCGGCAGTCTGGGCTTTCTCGGCGGTTTTCTCGTCGGCGGCACGGTCGCCAGCGCCTACGGGTACGACCTCTCGTTCCTTGTCGTCGGCAGCCTCGAGATCGTGATCGCCCTCGTCGCCGTGCCGGCGTTCCTCCACCTCTCACTCGGGCGAGGGGAACAGCTCACGGCGGACGACCGAGATCGCGCCTGATCGCCCTCGCACTATTTCCGACCGGTCGGTAGATGAGAATTATCGGTGTCGAACGTGGTATGGAAACGCATGACAGCGACGAGGTAGAGCGTATCAATTTTTATGTGCTCAGCGTTAATCATCGGTTGATGACGCGAGATAACACAGTCACACGGCGAACAGCGATGAAGCTCACGGGAGCAGCGGCGGCAACCGCACTCGTTGCCGGTTGTTCCAGCGACGACAGTGGCGACGATGACAGCGATGACGACAGCGGAAACGACAACAGTGCAGAAGCTTGGGAGGGGGTCTCCGAATTTTCCCTCCTTGGCAAGACAGGTGGCTGGGAAGGCGTCGAGCCTGAAGCGATCGCGGGCGTACAGAACCCGACCCTCTATCTGACCGCAGGCGAAGAGTACGAAGTCTCGTGGGAGAACGACGACGGAAGCACCCACAACTTCACCATCGAAAGCGGAGAGGGTGAGGACCTCGAGCAGACCGATGATGTGGGCGAACAGGGCGAAAGCACGTCGATGTCCTTCGACGCCTCCGAGGAGATGGCGGAATACTACTGCGTGCCACACCCCGACGCCATGCGTGGCGAAATCGACATTCAGGAAGGTAACGGCGGCGGGAACGGCAACGAAAGCGGCAACGAAAGCGGCAACGAAAGCGGCAACGAAAGCGGCAACGAAAGCGAATAACTCCACCGTCGTGTCGACGTAGCGGTTTCGTCGCGTTCGACCGGTGCCGATCTTTTGTGTATCTCCCGACGTTCGCCCCGAGTACTTCTTCGGAGATGTGCCGATTCGTTTGTACTTCGTGACGGACGTACTGCGATCGAGAACCAACTCGAGGCCGAGTCTCGCGGACGAACTCGTCGAAGACGATAGCGAGTCGCTCGAGTCGACGTGAGTTATCGGGGTCGTCACGCCCCGCGAGAACGTCCAGATCGAGAAGGACGGGAACGCGACGCTCGAGTTCGGCAGAGAGTGACCGGCAGCGATGGCAACGCGACGACGGCGGTTCGGACCGGTCCTGAGCCGCATCAAAAGTACCTTACCGCCGCACATCACAGAGGGCAGTATCAGGTGAGTTTCGTGCCCACAAAACGCGAATACAGAGACGACTATCCGGACAAGACGCTGTACATCCCGGGTCCGACCGAGGTACGCGAGGACGTCATCGAGGCGATGTGCGAGCCGATGTTCGGCCACCGAATGGACCGGATGACGGACCTCTACACGACCGTCGTCGAGGACACGAAGGAGTTCCTCGGCACCGACAACGAGGTCATCATCCTCACGGGATCGGGGACCGAGTTCATGGAGAGTTCGATCCTCAACCTCGTCGACGAGAACGTGCTCTGTACGACCTGCGGCAGTTTCAGCGAGCGCCAGGCCAACGTCGCCGAGCGGCTGGGCAAGAGCGTGGACACCCTCGAGTACGAGTGGGGGCAGGCGGTCAAACCCGAGGACGTGCGCGAGGCACTCGAGGAGAGCGACGCCGAGTACGACGTCGTCACGTGCGTGATGAACGAGAGCTCCACCGGCGTCCGCAACCCCGTCGAGGAGATCGGCGACGTCGTCGCCGACTACCCGGACACCTACTTCGTCGTCGACGCCGTCTCCGCGCTGGGCGGCGATTACGTCGATATCGACGAGCACGACATCGACGTCATCTTCACGTCGGTCCAGAAGGCGTTCGCCATGCCGCCCGGCCTCGCCGTCTGCGTCGTCAGCGACGACGCCTACGAGCGCGAACTCGAGTCCGAGTCGGCGTCATGGTACGGCGGCTTCCAGCGCACGATCGACTACTACGACCGGAAGGGACAGACGCACTCCACGCCGGCGATTCCGATCATGCTCGCGTATCGCAAACAGATGAAGCACATGCTCGAGGAGGGCCACGACGCGCGCGACCGGCGCCACCGCGAGATGGCCGAGTACACGCGCGAGTGGGCCAACGAGCACTTCGCGATGTTCCCCGAGGAGGGGTACGAATCGCAGACGGTGGCCTGCATCGAAAACACGCAGGGGATCGACGTCGCCGGGACCATCGCGGCCGTCGACGAGGAGTACGGCATGGTCTTCTCGAACGGTTACGGCTCACAACTCGGCGAGGAGACGTTCCGCATCGGCCACATGGGCGAACACGACCTCGAGTCCATTCGGGCACTGACCGACGCTATCGAGGACGTCGCCGGGCTGTAACTGCGTTCGACGCTTCGGACGAACCGCTCAGTCGAATTCGCGTCTCGTCGCTCGTCACGCGGAGAGCTACCGAAACAGCCCGGCGAGCCAGTCAACGAGAGCCGCGATCAGATCCGCGATCCACTCGAACACCGAGCGCAGCCAGCCGCTGTCGGTGAGTCTACCCCGCTCCGAGCCGTCGGTCGCGCGGTCGTCGCCGAGCGCCGCGCGGGCATCGATGAGACCCTCTCCCTCCTCACACGTTCCGAGCACTGTTTCCGCCGATTCGGTGAGGATCTCCCTGACCTGCTCGGTCGGTCCAGGACCGTCCTCCTCGCGGGTTCCCCAGACCAGCGCCGCGACGCCGGTGACGAACGGGCACGCGATGCTCGTCCCGCTCGCCCGGGCGTACTGGTTGTCGACGATGGTCGAATTGATCTCCGTGCCCGGTGCAAGCAGGTCGACGGTCGATCCGACGCTGCTGTAGGACGCCAGCGTGTCGTTCTCGTTCATCGCAGTGACCGCGACGACGTCGTCGTGCGTCGCGGGATAGGTCATCGTCTCGGCTTCGCACGATCCGTTCCCGTCGTTTCCGTCGTTGCCGGCCGCACACAGGAGCAGGTGTCCCGCCGA
It includes:
- a CDS encoding cupredoxin domain-containing protein, encoding METHDSDEVERINFYVLSVNHRLMTRDNTVTRRTAMKLTGAAAATALVAGCSSDDSGDDDSDDDSGNDNSAEAWEGVSEFSLLGKTGGWEGVEPEAIAGVQNPTLYLTAGEEYEVSWENDDGSTHNFTIESGEGEDLEQTDDVGEQGESTSMSFDASEEMAEYYCVPHPDAMRGEIDIQEGNGGGNGNESGNESGNESGNESGNESE
- a CDS encoding pyridoxal-phosphate-dependent aminotransferase family protein, with product MPTKREYRDDYPDKTLYIPGPTEVREDVIEAMCEPMFGHRMDRMTDLYTTVVEDTKEFLGTDNEVIILTGSGTEFMESSILNLVDENVLCTTCGSFSERQANVAERLGKSVDTLEYEWGQAVKPEDVREALEESDAEYDVVTCVMNESSTGVRNPVEEIGDVVADYPDTYFVVDAVSALGGDYVDIDEHDIDVIFTSVQKAFAMPPGLAVCVVSDDAYERELESESASWYGGFQRTIDYYDRKGQTHSTPAIPIMLAYRKQMKHMLEEGHDARDRRHREMAEYTREWANEHFAMFPEEGYESQTVACIENTQGIDVAGTIAAVDEEYGMVFSNGYGSQLGEETFRIGHMGEHDLESIRALTDAIEDVAGL
- a CDS encoding O-acetylhomoserine aminocarboxypropyltransferase/cysteine synthase family protein, which codes for MSDDASDGTDEPCPERGLGTRSVHAGQSPDPETGAMAPPIYQTTSYVFDDADTAADRYALEAEGYIYSRIANPTVTTLEDRLADLEGGAGAVATGSGMAALDSAVLILAEAGDNVVCSTDTYGGTTAYFSKTASRRDIETKYVPTLEYDAYEDAIDEDTAFVHVETIGNPSLVTPDFERVAEIAHDNGVPLVVDNTFATPALCRPLEHGADVVWESTTKWLHGSGTTVGGILVDGGSFPWGEHGYDEIAGENHAYHDVDFSRDFSDAPFAAAARFRSLRSLGNQQSPFDAWQTLQGLESLPLRVEKHCENAAIVAEYLADHEDVAWVTHPGLADHPTHDNATRYLEDFGGMVAFGLEDGFEAGKTFCESVEVAQFLANIGDAKTLVIHPASTTHGQLSSDEREEAGVTDDLVRMSVGIEDPADVLADLEQAIATASRGGRAPTDP
- the metX gene encoding homoserine O-acetyltransferase MetX, with the translated sequence MTTKNTMDLGEFQFLSGETIPSLEVAYETYGEFTGDNAVLVCHALTGSAHVARRPDAGGETAGQARSWWGDVVGPGKAIDTSEYYVVCANAPGSCYGTTGPSSENPETGEPYGTDFPPVTVGDWTRTQRALLDELGVGRLHAVVGGSVGGMNVLDWLRRFPDDVDRAGAVATAARLDPQCLALDTVARRAITADPNWNGGHYYGVSANDETGGSSDSSDGGSEPVDGLARARQIGHIMYLSKASMSRKFGRRSAGREAVREEPPDPAAAFFPYREVESYLDYQADKFVDRFDANSYLYMTRAMDDFDLSAGYESDADALAAFEGELLLLSFTGDWHFTVEQAEVLADACRTAGVEVAHHVVESDHGHDAFLVEPEKVGPPLSELLEMGLEGRTITDTESESDEPESFAPVHTSLFSK
- a CDS encoding DUF6517 family protein, translating into MTVTRRRFLAAGATVGGGMIAGCTDLSEELASRPAIVSRAALEDTGYGEHTVEEFPVERSISRFGLERSIEVTNWYAEYDRSISLDMFGLTRVQAAIVSVLTTPQVSFLGRTFNPVGEYSTDELVELIQNRYDELEDVQYVDDRPVSILGTETALSRYAARARLAAVDATVDVFVELSEPVAHGDDFVICVAVYPQVRGFETESGAVRTLLESVEHE
- a CDS encoding DsrE family protein, producing the protein MQTVFHLTSDDPEQQQTVLTIAENLSTDDSVEMDDIAIVAQAGGIEPLTAGGDGSDTVESLLADGFSVKACGNTLDLENLEESDLVDGVETVPSGGGELTRLQDDGYAYIRP
- a CDS encoding MFS transporter, whose translation is MHSSDRDRIVLATVVFAVLFSQLLLYPGVGTLVETLGADETASSLAATELDASMWFLVAEFGGYVAFVGVWGAASDVTGRRTPFIVAGALAGAVGYAALAAVPAVGSIPFEGVLLLRVFQGAMTIGAFSLTMTMLMDLEGGHGRNMGAAGIAIGLGAALGAPIGGQLTELDPIAPLVGATLLLVCIGALVTRVEDRSPSGRRTARALLEGVRRRPTLSIPYAFGFVDRLTAGFFALVGTLYFQETFGLEPAATGLLLACFFAPFALLQYPMGALSDRIGRTIPIVVGSLCYGLGILAVGAAPSVALAAVAMVAVGVLGALVSPATMALVTDLAAESERGIAMAGFNIAGSLGFLGGFLVGGTVASAYGYDLSFLVVGSLEIVIALVAVPAFLHLSLGRGEQLTADDRDRA